One Elusimicrobiota bacterium DNA segment encodes these proteins:
- a CDS encoding ammonium transporter: protein MKYLFRLGLLGFMLLSGVLLCAEAKDSSLPASGTTQQVAVQSQTAVPAPAPAKIDTGDTAWVIVATALVMVMTPALGFFYGGLVRKKNVLGILMQCMIVLCVMSLQWVIFGYSLAFHPSDGFTGGLGWAFLKGVGLEPYADYSATIPHQLFMIFQAMFAVITPALIIGAFAERMKFSSFLVFIVLWATFVYDPVAHWVWGMGGWLKKLGALDFAGGTVVHINAGIAAIVTALVLGRRRGYDNKPIPPHNIPFTVLGAGLLWFGWFGFNAGSALGANGLAVNAFVVTNTCAATAGLVWALIEWLMSGKPTTLGIATGAVAGLVAITPAAGFVDISGALAIGTGVSIVCFIAVALIKPRFGYDDSLDAFGVHGIGGMWGAIATGIFATKLVNPAGADGLIFGKFAQLKIQLIAVGITVIYSLVVTVVLLKLIDIFMGLRVTDKDESMGLDLSQHHEGAYTVLE from the coding sequence ATGAAATACTTATTTAGGTTAGGATTGTTAGGATTTATGCTTTTAAGCGGGGTTTTACTCTGTGCCGAAGCAAAGGACAGCAGTCTGCCGGCTTCCGGCACAACTCAACAGGTTGCGGTTCAGTCGCAAACTGCCGTTCCAGCGCCGGCGCCCGCAAAGATTGACACTGGCGACACTGCCTGGGTAATAGTTGCGACCGCGCTTGTAATGGTGATGACTCCGGCGCTCGGGTTTTTCTACGGAGGCCTTGTCAGGAAAAAGAATGTGCTGGGTATTTTAATGCAGTGCATGATTGTATTGTGCGTTATGAGTCTTCAATGGGTTATTTTCGGGTACAGCCTTGCTTTTCATCCCAGTGACGGTTTTACTGGCGGTTTAGGGTGGGCTTTTTTAAAAGGAGTGGGGCTTGAGCCGTATGCTGATTATTCCGCCACGATACCTCATCAACTTTTTATGATATTTCAGGCTATGTTTGCGGTAATCACTCCTGCTCTTATCATCGGTGCGTTTGCCGAAAGGATGAAGTTTTCTTCATTTCTGGTGTTTATAGTATTGTGGGCAACATTCGTGTATGATCCCGTTGCGCACTGGGTCTGGGGTATGGGTGGATGGCTTAAGAAATTGGGAGCATTGGATTTTGCCGGAGGTACGGTTGTACATATCAATGCCGGAATCGCAGCGATTGTAACCGCATTAGTTTTGGGCAGGCGTAGAGGATACGATAATAAACCCATCCCTCCGCATAATATACCGTTTACCGTTCTCGGGGCTGGACTTTTATGGTTTGGTTGGTTCGGTTTTAATGCTGGAAGTGCGCTCGGTGCCAACGGTCTTGCGGTAAATGCGTTTGTTGTAACTAACACTTGTGCGGCAACGGCCGGTCTCGTATGGGCGCTTATTGAATGGCTTATGAGCGGAAAACCTACAACTCTTGGTATTGCAACTGGTGCTGTCGCTGGGCTTGTTGCTATTACTCCCGCAGCTGGTTTTGTGGACATTTCTGGTGCTTTAGCCATAGGCACGGGAGTAAGCATTGTTTGTTTCATCGCTGTAGCACTGATAAAACCAAGATTTGGATACGATGATTCTTTGGATGCGTTTGGTGTTCACGGCATTGGCGGTATGTGGGGTGCGATCGCGACCGGGATTTTTGCAACTAAATTGGTAAATCCTGCCGGAGCGGACGGCCTTATTTTTGGAAAATTTGCTCAGCTTAAGATTCAGCTAATAGCGGTCGGAATTACGGTTATTTACTCGCTGGTTGTGACAGTAGTTTTACTTAAGCTCATAGATATTTTTATGGGTCTTCGCGTTACGGACAAAGATGAATCGATGGGTTTGGACTTGTCACAGC